One Glycine max cultivar Williams 82 chromosome 6, Glycine_max_v4.0, whole genome shotgun sequence DNA segment encodes these proteins:
- the LOC100778552 gene encoding auxin-responsive protein SAUR50, with protein MALRKSSKLPQTALIKQILKRCSSLGRKDDQGLLDVPKGHFVVYVGENRSRYIVPISFLSRPEFQTLLHQAEEEFGFDHEKGLTIPCEEDVFESLTSMLR; from the coding sequence ATGGCTTTGAGAAAATCAAGTAAACTTCCTCAAACAgcactcatcaagcaaatcctcAAGAGGTGTTCGAGTTTAGGGAGGAAAGATGATCAAGGCCTCTTGGACGTGCCAAAGGGTCACTTTGTTGTATATGTTGGAGAAAACAGAAGCAGATATATTGTTCCTATTTCCTTCCTAAGTCGCCCTGAGTTCCAAACACTTCTCCACCAGGCTGAAGAAGAGTTTGGCTTTGATCACGAAAAGGGTCTCACGATTCCATGTGAAGAGGACGTTTTTGAGTCTCTCACCTCCATGCTCAGATGA
- the LOC100782834 gene encoding filament-like plant protein 4, whose product MDRRWPWKKKSSEKSVIEKATTALDSSDASNNQDNNKKPNYVQISVESYSHLSDLEDQVKTYEEKVQTLEDEIKEMNEKMSAANSEINTKESMVKQHAKVAEEAVSGWEKAEAEALALKNHLESVTLLKLTAEDRATHLDGALKECMRQIRNLKEEHEHKIQEVALSKTMQLDKIKGELEAKIVNFEQELLRSAAENGTLSRSLQERSNMLIKLSEEKGHAEGEIELLKGNIEACEREINSLKYELHVVSKELEIRNEEKNMSMRSAEAANKQHMEGVKKITKLEAECQRLRGLVRKKLPGPAALAQMKLEVESLGRDFGESRLRKSPVKPATPNLSPLPDFSLENVQKFQKDNEFLTERLLAMEEETKMLKEALAKRNSELQASRSMCAKTLSKLQSLEAQSQNQLKGSPKSIVQLTHERIYNQNSSSAPSLISMSEDGNDDAESCAESWATAIVSGLSQFPREKCNEESNKSEVTNKLELMDDFLEVEKLARLSNDSNVDATISVSSNNKTTDFVADDLSEVCTGKEGLSEKNGDSDQLPNEVSSDALMSAPDSQTDVSGLLLTELRSRILLVFESLAKDADIGKIVDDIKHVLEDSHDTTIHHSVDAHPSDTTCDRKDNPEDAGLNLEKEVISSQQPKEYVQITTDLEAAVSQIHDFVLFLGKEAMTSFHDVSSDGNEMRQKIEEFSVTFNKVLCNNASLLQFVLDLSYVLDKASEFRFNVLGYKGTEAESNSPDCIDKIALPENKLVQDNSSGERYQNGCSHILNPCSNPEVPDDGNLVSGYKADAASQKLSIEEFEELKLEKEKVVIDLSNCTENLEMTKSQLLEAEQLLAEVKSQLASANKSNSLAETQLRCMAESYNSLETRAQDLETELNHLQIKIESLENELQEEKRAHEAAMARSKELEEQLKRIECLAADDDHKTPHERNLTAAAEKLAECQETILLLGKQLNSLRPQTEANDSPYSKINPKDEGFTEDEHTTNGQKFQELGQLEMDSSTSAFVPRLSSESPLHFSNSLFSPSDSESTIPARSPVQHSKSKPKHRPTKSASSSVSSATTPEKHARGFSRFFSPKGKSGH is encoded by the exons ATGGATCGACGGTGGCCTTGGAAGAAAAAATCATCAGAAAAGTCCGTGATTGAGAAAGCAACTACTGCATTGGATTCCTCCGATGCTTCCAACAACCAG GATAACAACAAGAAACCAAACTATGTTCAAATCTCTGTGGAATCCTATTCACATCTGTCTGACTTGGAAGATCAAGTGAAGACATATGAGGAAAAAGTTCAGACACTTGAAGATGAGATCAAGGAAATGAATGAAAAGATGTCTGCAGCAAACTCTGAGATCAATACCAAGGAAAGCATGGTAAAACAACATGCTAAAGTGGCTGAAGAAGCTGTATCAG GCTGGGAAAAGGCTGAAGCTGAAGCTTTGGCATTGAAGAACCATCTAGAATCTGTCACTCTTTTAAAACTCACTGCTGAGGATCGCGCAACGCATTTAGATGGTGCTCTTAAAGAGTGTATGCGACAAATACGAAACCTGAAGGAAGAACATGAGCATAAAATACAGGAAGTTGCTCTCTCAAAAACCATGCAATTAGACAAGATTAAGGGGGAGCTGGAGGCAAAGATAGTGAACTTTGAACAGGAACTTCTTAGGTCTGCTGCTGAAAATGGGACTCTGTCAAGGTCATTGCAGGAACGCTCGAACATGCTAATCAAATTAAGCGAAGAGAAGGGTCATGCCGAGGGTGAAATTGAGCTTCTTAAGGGCAACATAGAAGCATGTGAAAGGGAAATTAATTCACTTAAATATGAACTTCATGTTGTTTCTAAAGAGCTTGAAATTcgcaatgaagaaaaaaatatgagtaTGAGGTCTGCTGAAGCTGCTAACAAGCAGCATATGGagggtgtaaaaaaaattaccaagtTAGAGGCTGAGTGCCAAAGATTACGTGGTCTTGTGAGGAAAAAGTTACCTGGTCCTGCTGCACTTGCACAGATGAAGCTAGAAGTCGAAAGCCTTGGCCGAGATTTTGGAGAAAGTCGATTAAGGAAGTCCCCTGTGAAGCCTGCTACCCCTAATTTGTCTCCATTACCTGATTTCTCCCTGGAGAATGTACAGAAATTCCAGAAGGACAATGAATTTCTTACGGAGCGTTTATTAGCAATGGAAGAAGAAACGAAGATGCTGAAAGAAGCTTTGGCTAAACGTAACAGTGAGTTGCAGGCCTCAAGGAGTATGTGTGCTAAAACACTGAGCAAACTTCAAAGTTTGGAAGCACAATCTCAGAACCAGCTGAAAGGATCTCCAAAATCCATCGTCCAGTTAACTCACGaacgtatttataatcaaaattcaaGCAGTGCACCAAGTTTGATCTCCATGTCTGAAGATGGAAATGACGATGCAGAAAGTTGTGCTGAATCTTGGGCAACAGCAATAGTCTCTGGGCTATCCCAATTTCCTAGAGAAAAGTGCAATGAGGAATCAAATAAATCTGAAGTCACTAACAAGTTGGAACTAATGGATGACTTTCTGGAGGTGGAGAAGTTGGCTCGTTTGTCAAATGATTCCAATGTAGATGCCACTATTTCAGTTTCTTCAAACAATAAGACAACTGACTTTGTGGCTGATGATTTATCAGAAGTCTGTACTGGCAAAGAAGGTCTGTCTGAAAAAAATGGCGATTCAGATCAATTGCCAAATGAAGTGTCTTCTGATGCTTTGATGTCAGCACCAGATTCTCAAACTGACGTTAGTGGCTTGTTATTAACAGAACTTAGATCAAGAATATTACTGGTTTTTGAGTCCTTAGCTAAGGATGCTGACATAGGGAAGATTGTGGATGATATTAAACATGTGCTTGAAGATTCACATGACACTACCATCCACCACTCTGTGGATGCCCATCCTTCTGACACTACATGTGATAGGAAGGATAATCCTGAAGATGCTGGCTTAAATCTTGAAAAGGAAGTAATTTCATCCCAGCAACCCAAAGAATATGTGCAGATAACTACAGATTTGGAAGCTGCAGTTTCTCAGATTCATGACTTTGTATTGTTCCTTGGCAAGGAAGCAATGACATCATTTCATGATGTATCTTCTGATGGAAATGAAATGAGGCAAAAGATTGAGGAATTCTCCGTCACCTTTAATAAAgtgttatgcaacaatgcaagtTTGCTACAGTTTGTTCTTGACCTGTCCTATGTTCTAGATAAAGCAAGTGAGTTCAGATTTAATGTCCTTGGCTACAAGGGCACCGAAGCTGAAAGTAACAGTCCAGATTGCATAGATAAGATTGCTTTGCCCGAAAATAAGTTAGTACAAGACAATTCATCTGGAGAAAGATATCAAAATGGTTGTTCCCATATTCTTAATCCATGTTCTAATCCTGAGGTTCCTGATGATGGAAATTTGGTCTCAGGTTATAAAGCAGATGCTGCATCACAGAAACTGTCAATAGAggagtttgaagaattgaaACTAGAGAAAGAGAAAGTAGTGATTGATCTGTCAAATTGTACTGAGAATCTTGAAATGACAAAGTCTCAATTGCTAGAGGCAGAGCAACTTCTAGCTGAAGTTAAATCACAATTGGCTTCTGCTAATAAATCAAACAGCTTGGCTGAGACACAGCTAAGGTGTATGGCAGAATCGTACAACTCACTTGAAACACGTGCCCAGGACTTGGAAACTGAGCTGAACCATCTGCAAATCAAGATAGAATCTCTGGAGAATGAACTTCAAGAGGAAAAGAGGGCTCATGAAGCTGCTATGGCCAGGAGCAAGGAGCTAGAAGAGCAGTTAAAAAG GATTGAGTGCTTGGCAGCTGATGATGACCACAAGACTCCGCAT GAGAGAAATTTGACAGCTGCTGCTGAAAAGCTAGCCGAGTGTCAAGAAACCATACTTCTTCTGGGCAAGCAGTTAAATTCTTTACGTCCACAAACTGAGGCAAATGACTCACCGTACAGTAAGATAAATCCAAAAGATGAAGGATTCACAGAAGATGAACATACTACTAATGGCCAAAAGTTTCAAGAATTAGGCCAGTTGGAGATGGACAGTTCTACTTCTGCTTTTGTGCCAAGATTGAGTTCGGAGTCCCCCTTGCATTTTTCCAACAGTTTATTTAGCCCTTCGGACAGCGAGTCCACCATTCCAGCCAGATCCCCAGTACAGCATTCTAAATCAAAACCAAAACACAGGCCTACCAAGTCAGCCTCTTCTTCAGTTTCTTCCGCCACCACACCTGAGAAACATGCACGGGGATTTAGTAGATTCTTTTCACCTAAAGGAAAGTCTGGTCATTGA